From Penicillium psychrofluorescens genome assembly, chromosome: 1, one genomic window encodes:
- a CDS encoding uncharacterized protein (ID:PFLUO_000422-T1.cds;~source:funannotate), translating into MVEYHYGMGHKMKDLSDEQRVGMMQFLWLSIPFYNASLIFCKLSALCFFTRIFRNRTFLLLVKIFAGCLIAAGLWMVISAFVFCLPIHDFWSLSHKVHRAHCFSKEIVWFANAGVQILTDLVILVLPMPLISKLQLPTRQKAGIMLVFGLGVFVIATSSVRLYELLQMAHHDDYTKKNATAAIWSSLEANISIICACLPPLYPLLSRGFSFCFRPQPLNFSPGSKTDHHSNAKHLTPLSRKSSIYERGYGIGIGLDGGVFYNDHFQPTPGGYSASITKVRTGEEDPDTCDGETGIRVVRELRLESDTAPDPAAAISAASGSSDNSRPSPFWKGDEKQDRDLEKGGSIEGESKSWNPTIEWDLGDFEFPDYKERMNCPI; encoded by the exons ATGGTTG AGTACCATTACGGAATGGGTCATAAAATGAAAGACCTCTCGGATGAGCAGAGAGTAGGAATGATGCAA TTCCTCTGGCTCTCCATTCCCTTCTACAACGCctccctcatcttctgcaaACTCTCCGCCCTGTGCTTCTTCACCCGCATCTTCCGAAACCGCAcgttcctcctcctcgtcaaaatATTCGCCGGCTGCCTTATCGCAGCAGGTCTGTGGATGGTCATCAGTGCTTTTGTCTTCTGCCTCCCGATCCATGACTTTTGGAGTCTGTCCCACAAAGTCCATAGAGCGCACTGTTTCAGCAAGGAAATTGTCTGGTTCGCCAATGCGGGTGTTCAGATCCTGACGGATCTGGtcatcttggtcttgcccaTGCCGCTTATTTCGAAGCTGCAGTTGCCAACACGGCAGAAAGCGGGCATCATGCTTGTGTTTGGTCTTGGGGTTTT TGTCATTGCTACCAGCTCTGTTCGTCTATATGAACTGTTGCAAATGGCCCACCATGATGATTATACCA AGAAAAACGCCACCGCGGCCATCTGGTCCTCCCTTGAAGCGAACATCTCCATAATCTGCGCCTGTCTCCCACCACTATACCCACTATTGTCGCGgggcttctccttctgcttccGCCCGCAACCCCTCAACTTCTCCCCTGGCTCCAAAACCGACCACCACTCAAACGCAAAACACCTAACGCCGCTATCCCGCAAATCATCGATCTACGAACGCGGCTACGGGATCGGAATCGgtctcgacggcggcgttTTCTACAACGACCATTTCCAGCCCACGCCAGGCGGATACTCCGCCAGCATTACTAAAGTGAGGacgggcgaggaagatcccGACACGTGCGATGGTGAGACGGGGATCCGTGTCGTGCGCGAGCTGAGACTTGAGTCTGATACGGCTCCTGATCCTGCGGCTGCTATTAGCGCTGCTAGTGGTAGCAGTGACAATTCCAGGCCGAGCCCTTTTTGGAAGGGCGATGAGAAGCAGGAccgggatctggagaagggtGGCTCCATTGAGGGAGAGTCGAAGAGTTGGAACCCTACCATTGAGTGGGATTTGGGCGACTTTGAGTTTCCTGATTATAAGGAGCGGATGAATTGTCCGATTTGA
- a CDS encoding uncharacterized protein (ID:PFLUO_000425-T1.cds;~source:funannotate), which produces MTTVTDPANADRDTPNILASSASFKLGSSIFIAAPSSKVWEALTDTSTWPSWNSFIPRVTIRSQPDSPSDNDHNDTSTLSPVLQRGTRFTFHVRMDPDSSQAQAATDAHLVITEYVPPDAAKETMGRICWASDFDAPGAMGPSLMSAERVHELKDVEVTEGGNVLRGTEVRNWECQVGWLVFVVKMMYGRKLHRNFELWVQDLKKYVEGLDSET; this is translated from the coding sequence ATGACAACCGTCACAGACCCTGCCAACGCTGACCGCGACACCCCGAACATTCTCGCTTCCAGCGCCAGTTTTAAGCTTGGTAGCTCGATCTTTATTGCGGCGCCCTCATCCAAAGTCTGGGAGGCCCTGACCGACACCTCAACCTGGCCATCATGGAACTCGTTCATCCCGCGCGTCACGATCCGCTCGCAGCCCGACAGCCCCTCCGACAATGATCACAACGATACCTCCACACTCTCACCGGTCCTCCAACGAGGAACCAGGTTTACCTTCCACGTCCGCATGGACCCGGACTCCTCCCAAGCCCAGGCAGCGACAGACGCCCACCTCGTCATCACCGAGTACGTCCCTCCGGACGCGGCCAAGGAAACTATGGGGCGTATCTGCTGGGCGTCGGACTTTGACGCACCGGGTGCGATGGGTCCGTCGCTGATGTCGGCGGAGCGAGTGCATGAGCTTAAGGATGTAGAGGTCACAGAGGGAGGGAATGTGCTGCGCGGTACCGAGGTTAGGAACTGGGAGTGCCAGGTTGGGTGGCTTGTTTTTGTGGTCAAGATGATGTATGGCAGGAAGCTACATCGGAATTTCGAGCTTTGGGTGCAGGATCTGAAAAAATACGTGGAGGGGTTGGATTCGGAGACCTAG
- a CDS encoding uncharacterized protein (ID:PFLUO_000424-T1.cds;~source:funannotate), with the protein MLISKTASFALFSSLALGAPNRSSDRSRHCVIPSSNGSADDSPAVARTFAQCASDSVIVFKEGVDYNIFQPIRAVNLSNVEIQVYGNLHLPQNITAIQRIVNDTSGSLYSDGLYWFEFAGPSVDYIGSANVNSGWINSYGQAWWDANPTNGTGTAARPHLMSFDTTHGSLKYFKSRKPIAWNVQLLGDDITVSHAFIDAESTGSFPFNTDGFDVTATNVQISDSVIYNGDDAIAVQSGSHNVVFERNTIGYQSHGMSIGSLGEDQTEPANVTNIRFEDNTVINAVYAARFKSWVGGQGLAKNITWKNIRVYNVTFPIFVTQTYTNQGSSETQLGGGSTSGRPNNSSVIMEDFTWSDFTGTVNTWRPGDGSCVSDPCWYNEGLPNLKHTEAIIVECNTETSCRNFAVNNIQVIPQSMAEPTVVCLNATAKLNPDLGFNCRNGTYLPQAN; encoded by the coding sequence ATGCTGATCTCGAAAACAGCTTCTTTTGCGCTTTTCTCTTCGCTGGCTCTGGGGGCTCCAAACCGCTCCTCAGACCGGTCTCGTCACTGCGTAATACCGTCTTCCAATGGCTCGGCAGATGATTCTCCGGCCGTGGCACGGACGTTTGCTCAATGCGCGTCGGACTCGGTCATTGTCTTCAAGGAAGGTGTAGACTATAACATCTTCCAGCCGATCCGCGCTGTCAACCTGAGCAATGTCGAGATTCAGGTATACGGTAATCTGCATCTCCCGCAGAACATCACTGCCATCCAACGCATTGTGAATGACACTTCTGGATCCTTGTACTCTGACGGTCTGTACTGGTTTGAATTCGCTGGTCCAAGCGTCGACTATATTGGCTCTGCAAATGTCAACAGCGGTTGGATCAACTCTTACGGCCAGGCATGGTGGGATGCCAACCCTACCAATGGCACCGGAACAGCTGCCCGTCCGCATCTAATGAGCTTCGACACTACTCACGGGTCGCTCAAGTACTTCAAGTCTCGCAAGCCGATTGCATGGAACGTACAGCTATTGGGAGACGATATCACCGTGAGCCACGCATTTATCGATGCCGAGTCGACTGGATCCTTTCCTTTCAACACTGATGGGTTCGATGTCACCGCGACCAATGTGCAGATCTCGGACAGCGTCATCTACAACGGCGACGATGCCATCGCCGTACAATCGGGTTCTCACAACGTGGTCTTTGAGAGGAACACTATCGGCTATCAAAGCCACGGCATGAGCATTGGCTCGCTGGGTGAAGACCAAACGGAGCCTGCAAATGTCACGAATATCCGATTTGAAGATAACACAGTGATCAACGCCGTCTATGCCGCACGCTTCAAGTCCTGGGTAGGCGGGCAGGGGTTGGCGAAGAACATCACCTGGAAGAACATCCGTGTATACAATGTCACCTTCCCCATCTTCGTGACCCAAACCTACACCAACCAAGGCTCATCGGAGACCCAGCTCGGTGGCGGCTCTACTTCGGGACGGCCGAACAACTCATCTGTCATCATGGAGGACTTTACCTGGTCGGACTTTACGGGCACAGTCAACACCTGGCGACCAGGTGATGGCTCATGCGTGTCGGACCCTTGCTGGTATAATGAGGGCCTGCCCAACTTGAAGCACAccgaggccatcatcgtcgaatGCAACACTGAGACATCATGCCGAAACTTTGCTGTTAACAACATCCAGGTTATTCCTCAGAGTATGGCTGAGCCCACAGTGGTTTGCCTGAATGCCACAGCCAAGCTTAACCCGGACCTGGGATTCAACTGCCGCAATGGCACGTATCTGCCCCAGGCCAATTAG
- a CDS encoding uncharacterized protein (ID:PFLUO_000427-T1.cds;~source:funannotate), with translation MTPPVSNLRPIARFPITQTLYDHVWSTKGRIVPRAQLVSDGLCDDILHRLSPFLRRDAPVDILDLWPGCGLWSSKVNDLLQPRRHVLIEPTLQYFGPMLRPLANSKPCYELLSLNIYKQNNWEDIMTKYLPEQGPPSGNNADALPKNDTLLVLASPTLPVSKRDHYTPSRWWSHLMESCMQQSGLHRYGSVRVLASLPVSEMQAVLPRAVHHRKRTSILTDTVALHAFEVASPYDSDTELLCNIKGWDVLTRGAKRVAERTAAQGITTPAGREPVAISMAPESPEPGKNPLPHIPRLFVDSHKQIMKDIARGRQADKKDTPDKQKHKRIASTAISRLKHENSQAHAREIIAKMGLELDELSRTLSRAATNPTQSHEQLKALDDQIATLQSAVNEKTSRALVKFRNPALQRIDDDRAAEQSNNFDDSILLWDRRPFEPLRIDPEEEYPREKSRCLVYFEADPNPPIIQHLHSFPPEEQHDLLRIYESFTLAANNRGAMPLSDFLPLIFINRPVNDIVKAIPSLARYATKRLKPGAGPIALEDPNTVDPNTIYQENLDYDLSTCRLRSLPVRVLWDIIVEYKRTATNVSTVQLSRMLGGTLTAFRAGGDYVSAHKLH, from the exons ATGACCCCCCCAGTCTCGAACCTGAGGCCCATCGCACGTTTCCCAATAACGCAGACCCTCTACGATCATGTCTGGTCGACCAAGGGACGCATCGTCCCGAGGGCGCAGCTGGTGAGCGACGGGCTGTGCG ATGATATCCTCCACCGCTTGTCTCCCTTTCTTCGCAGGGATGCTCCGGTCGACATTTTGGACTTATGGCCCGGCTGCGGCTTGTGGTCATCCAAAGTCAACGACCTCCTTCAGCCTCGCCGTCATGTTCTGATCGAGCCAACCCTCCAATACTTTGGCCCCATGCTCCGGCCTCTTGCCAACAGCAAGCCATGCTACGAACTCCTGTCCTTGAATATCTATAAGCAGAACAATTGGGAGGATATCATGACAAAATACCTGCCGGAGCAAGGGCCGCCGAGCGGGAACAATGCCGATGCGTTACCAAAGAACGATACACTGCTTGTTCTGGCCAGTCCGACGCTTCCAGTCTCCAAAAGGGACCATTATACCCCGTCGCGTTGGTGGTCCCATCTAATGGAGAGCTGTATGCAACAATCTGGATTGCATCGGTACGGCAGCGTGCGCGTGTTGGCCTCGCTGCCGGTTTCGGAAATGCAGGCAGTCCTACCACGGGCCGTTCACCATCGCAAGCGCACGTCTATTCTGACGGATACTGTTGCTTTACACGCGTTTGAGGTCGCAAGCCCTTATGACTCCGACACTGAGTTGTTGTGTAATATCAAGGGGTGGGATGTGCTCACTCGCGGCGCGAAACGGGTCGCTGAGCGGACCGCAGCACAGGGAATAACTACTCCCGCCGGTCGAGAGCCTGTGGCCATTTCAATGGCGCCTGAAAGCCCCGAGCCTGGCAAAAATCCTCTGCCTCATATTCCACGACTATTCGTCGATTCCCACAAACAGATTATGAAGGACATTGCGAGAGGCCGTCAGGCGGACAAGAAGGATACACCCGACAAACAAAAACACAAGCGAATTGCCAGCACGGCTATCAGTCGGCTAAAACATGAAAACTCACAGGCACATGCGCGCGAGATCATTGCGAAAATGGGCTTGGAGCTTGACGAATTGAGTCGCACGTTGTCGCGCGCTGCGACCAATCCCACCCAGAGCCACGAACAGTTGAAGGCGCTTGATGACCAAATCGCAACCCTCCAATCTGCCGTGAATGAGAAGACCAGCCGGGCTCTGGTTAAGTTTCGGAATCCCGCCCTCCAGCGCATCGATGATGATCGCGCGGCCGAGCAATCCAACAATTTCGACGATTCCATCCTGCTCTGGGATCGGCGGCCCTTTGAGCCGCTACGTATtgatccagaagaggaaTATCCTCGTGAGAAGTCCCGGTGTCTCGTTTACTTTGAAGCGGACCCGAATCCACCCATTATCCAACACCTCCACTCCTTCCCACCTGAGGAACAGCATGACCTGCTCCGGATCTATGAATCCTTTACACTCGCCGCCAACAACCGCGGCGCCATGCCGTTGTCCGACTTCCTGCCGTTGATCTTCATCAATCGGCCGGTCAATGACATTGTCAAGGCGATTCCGAGCCTTGCTCGGTACGCGACCAAGCGACTCAAGCCCGGAGCAGGCCCTATTGCATTGGAAGATCCCAATACAGTAGACCCGAATACCATCTACCAAGAGAATTTGGACTATGACCTGAGCACTTGCCGGCTGCGGTCCCTCCCAGTTCGCGTCCTGTGGGACATCATAGTTGAGTACAAGCGGACGGCGACGAATGTGTCGACGGTGCAGCTGAGCCGGATGCTGGGCGGGACGTTGACGGCCTTTCGGGCTGGAGGAGATTATGTATCGGCTCATAAATTGCACTAA
- a CDS encoding uncharacterized protein (ID:PFLUO_000423-T1.cds;~source:funannotate), protein MQTYPTAPFRFYPRPRFCLLRPGGVMAPLIPMDELPSWLQVGLSPDMCVGLQPASLTFIPREGEYEVVCSHCSSSVDSMHLSFSERVSDVQSPPSAQSPPSVNSNKTCPGAFWGSPGYPPMEMLKQARALPVLGQPPFHATLQNPTIGMCIVPIQDPQWSLQGGGFPPGDFQPSAFHPGPAQSSGHASGIQSAGLASEIISAPAVYAEAGSVTSSHLSHEVVQSGVVPQVPGLVPDHRAAAVSSGPISTMASSAIANRVPTPGPNGTRSVTTQNGSLKSPNESIASTRSLTAAVERLKEVIGAKISRNASLCHDIKSETGQLSVHSSLKESGIIVAGANKKGGNRSTRARRRRRRRRHEKDKPKPATDPVEDKVQQEQPNSATKRRDRRERLQQKNANYSSRYWHMMMIPNWRSAVPQS, encoded by the coding sequence ATGCAGACGTACCCTACTGCTCCATTCCGCTTCTACCCTCGACCTCGCTTCTGTCTCCTCCGTCCCGGTGGTGTGATGGCGCCTCTCATCCCAATGGACGAGCTGCCCTCCTGGCTCCAGGTCGGCCTGAGTCCAGACATGTGCGTGGGTCTGCAGCCGGCGTCCTTGACTTTTATCCCGCGAGAGGGGGAATATGAGGTGGTCTGTTCCCACTGTTCCAGCAGCGTCGACTCAATGCACCTGAGTTTTTCGGAACGCGTCTCGGATGTCCAGTCGCCGCCCTCAGCTCAGTCGCCTCCTTCTGTCAATAGTAACAAGACTTGTCCTGGTGCCTTTTGGGGCTCGCCGGGTTACCCTCCTATGGAAATGCTGAAGCAGGCCAGAGCGCTGCCTGTGCTTGGACAGCCGCCTTTTCACGCTACGCTCCAAAATCCCACGATAGGCATGTGCATTGTCCCCATTCAAGATCCTCAGTGGTCTCTCCAAGGTGGTGGGTTTCCACCCGGCGATTTTCAACCCAGTGCCTTCCACCCTGGTCCCGCTCAGTCCAGTGGACACGCCAGTGGAATTCAGTCGGCAGGCCTCGCTTCCGAGATTATTTCAGCTCCGGCCGTGTATGCAGAGGCAGGAAGTGTCACATCCTCTCATTTGTCTCACGAGGTAGTGCAGTCGGGTGTGGTTCCTCAAGTGCCTGGTCTTGTTCCAGACCACAGAGCAGCGGCAGTTTCCAGCGGACCTATCTCGACCATGGCGTCTTCAGCGATCGCCAACAGGGTTCCCACACCTGGCCCAAATGGTACTCGATCGGTCACAACACAGAATGGATCACTCAAATCCCCGAACGAAAGCATTGCGTCCACTCGGTCTCTCACAGCAGCCGTCGAGCGACTCAAAGAGGTGATTGGAGCTAAGATCTCTCGCAACGCCAGCCTGTGTCATGACATCAAGAGCGAAACAGGTCAACTGTCGGTTCATTCCAGCCTGAAAGAATCCGGTATTATAGTGGCTGGAGCAAATAAAAAAGGTGGAAATCGCTCTACTCGTGCgcgccgacgccgccgtcgtcgtcgccatgAAAAAGACAAGCCAAAGCCTGCCACGGATCCAGTTGAAGACAAAGTTCAACAGGAGCAACCCAATTCGGCTACCAAGCGGCGTGACCGACGCGAGCGGTTGCAGCAAAAGAATGCAAACTACAGCAGCCGGTACTGGcacatgatgatgattcccAACTGGCGGTCTGCTGTTCCTCAGAGTTGA
- a CDS encoding uncharacterized protein (ID:PFLUO_000421-T1.cds;~source:funannotate), producing METADKTADSLPVVDEKPKSTIRMLLSKARAQIPQGEVGPPPDGGFRAWCQVVGGHFTVCNTWGYITAFGMFQTYYEGFLNESASNISWIGSIQVFLLFFVGTFSGRAVDAGFFKLTWGAGAILNVFGIFMASISETYWQLLLSQGVCMGLGFGLMFSPALSLLPTYFTTRRSLGVGLAAAGSATGGLIFPAVVQRLLPTIGYAWTMRVLGFLTLSMLVPSFFLFQQRVPPRQSGPIIEWAAFCEKAYVFFSVGMYLNYWGLYIAFFYITSFARQIIGLNEKEAIDLLLILNGVGILARTIPNFIADRRTGPLNLLILSTLMSSVMLFCWIAVSNSSGLYAFVVFYGIFSAGTQSLFPATLASITDDMKKIGVKLGMVMTILSFATLTGNPIAGALLTKDNGGFLYAQLFAAATMMVGTVWITVARFCRTGLVLRAKI from the coding sequence ATGGAAACGGCCGACAAGACCGCAGACTCTCTGCCAGTCGTGGACGAGAAGCCCAAGAGCACTATTCGCATGCTTCTCTCAAAAGCTCGAGCACAAATTCCCCAAGGCGAAGTTGGCCCACCCCCTGACGGCGGATTTCGAGCATGGTGCCAGGTCGTGGGTGGCCACTTTACGGTCTGCAACACATGGGGTTATATCACCGCGTTTGGGATGTTCCAAACATACTACGAAGGGTTCCTGAACGAGTCAGCGTCGAACATCTCCTGGATCGGAAGCATTCAGGTATTCCTactcttcttcgtcggcacGTTCTCAGGACGAGCCGTCGACGCGGGCTTTTTTAAGTTGACCTGGGGCGCTGGCGCTATTCTCAATGTATTCGGCATCTTCATGGCTTCCATCTCGGAAACATACTGGCAACTCCTCCTCAGCCAGGGTGTCTGCATGGGTCTAGGCTTCGGTCTGATGTTCTCCCCCGCGCTCTCCCTGCTGCCGACATATTTCACAACACGCCGCTCTCTCGGCGTCGGACTCGCAGCGGCTGGCTCTGCAACGGGCGGCTTGATCTTCCCCGCTGTCGTTCAGAGGCTCCTTCCCACCATCGGATACGCCTGGACAATGCGCGTCCTCGGCTTCCTAACCCTAAGCATGCTGGTCCCAtcattctttctcttccaacAGCGCGTGCCTCCCCGCCAAAGCGGGCCCATCATCGAATGGGCCGCCTTTTGCGAGAAAGCATACGTGTTTTTCAGCGTCGGCATGTACCTCAACTACTGGGGATTATACATAGCCTTCTTCTACATCACCAGTTTCGCGCGCCAGATAATAGGTCTCAACGAGAAGGAAGCCATAGACCTTCTCCTAATCCTAAACGGGGTTGGTATCTTGGCGCGCACGATACCCAACTTCATCGCGGACCGCCGTACAGGGCCCTTGAATCTCCTCATTCTCTCAACGCTGATGTCCAGCGTCATGCTATTCTGCTGGATCGCCGTGTCGAATTCCAGCGGGCTATATGCGTTCGTGGTATTCTACGGTATTTTCTCCGCGGGCACGCAGTCCCTGTTCCCGGCAACTCTCGCCTCCATCACGGATGATATGAAGAAGATCGGTGTTAAGTTGGGGATGGTTATGACGATTCTGAGTTTTGCGACTTTGACGGGGAATCCGATTGCAGGCGCTTTGCTGACGAAGGATAATGGGGGTTTCCTTTACGCGCAGCTTTTTGCGGCGGCGACTATGATGGTTGGGACGGTGTGGATCACGGTTGCGAGGTTTTGTAGGACGGGGCTTGTGCTCCGGGCGAAGATTTGA
- a CDS encoding uncharacterized protein (ID:PFLUO_000420-T1.cds;~source:funannotate) produces MASESKIKVKNPVVELDGDEMTRIIWQEIREKLILPFLDVELKYYDLGLEYRDQTDDKVTVDAAEAIKKYGVGVKCATITPDEARVEEFKLKKMWLSPNGTIRNILGGTVFREPILIPRVPRLVPGWTKPIVIGRHAFGDQYRAQDRVIPGPGKLELVYTPVGGEPEKIQVYDFQGGGVTQCQYNTDESISGFAHASFQMALMKGLPLYMSTKNTILKKYDGRFKDIFQEIFEKDYAKDFEAKKIWYEHRLIDDMVAQMIKSEGGFVMALKNYDGDVQSDIVAQGFGSLGLMTSTLVTPSGEAFESEAAHGTVTRHYREHQKGRETSTNPIASIFAWTRGLVQRGKLDNTPDVVTFAEELERACVDVVNEESIMTKDLALACGRKDRESWVTTGEYMAAVERRLKSNLKARL; encoded by the exons ATGGCGTCCGAGagcaagatcaaggtcaagaaCCCAGTGGTGGAACTGGATGGTGACGAG ATGACCCGGATTATCTGGCAGGAGATTAGGGAAAAG TTGATTCTGCC GTTCCTGGATGTCGAACTGAAGTACTACGACCTG GGTCTAGAATACCGTGATCAGACCGATGACAAGGTCACCgtcgatgccgccgaggccatTAAGAAGTACGGCGTCGGTGTCAAGTGCGCCACCATCACGCCCGATGAGGCTCGTGTGGAAGAGTtcaagctgaagaagatgtgGCTCTCGCCCAACGGCACCATCCGTAACATCCTCGGCGGTACCGTCTTCCGCGAGCCCATCCTCATTCCCCGTGTCCCCCGCCTGGTCCCCGGCTGGACCAAGcccatcgtcatcggccgTCACGCCTTTGGCGACCAGTACCGAGCCCAGGACCGGGTGATCCCCGGCCCCGGTAAGCTCGAGCTGGTCTACACGCCCGTGGGCGGCGAGcccgagaagatccaggtGTACGACTTCCAGGGTGGCGGTGTCACTCAGTGCCAGTACAACACCGACGAGTCCATCTCGGGCTTCGCCCATGCCAGCTTCCAGATGGCTCTGATGAAGGGTCTGCCTCTGTACATGAGCACCAAGAACACCATCTTGAAGAAGTACGATGGTCGCTTCAAGGACATCTTccaggagatcttcgagaaggaCTACGCCAAGGACTTTGAGGCCAAGAAGATCTGGTACGAGCACCGTCTGATCGACGACATGGTTGCCCAGATGATCAAGAGCGAGGGTGGCTTCGTCATGGCCCTGAAGA ACTACGACGGTGACGTCCAGTCCGACATCGTCGCCCAGGGCTTCGGCTCCCTCGGGCTGATGACCTCGACGCTGGTCACCCCGAGCGGCGAGGCATTTGAGTCCGAAGCCGCCCACGGCACCGTGACCCGCCACTACCGTGAGCACCAGAAGGGTCGCGAGacctccaccaacccgatcgcctcgatcttcgCCTGGACCCGCGGCCTGGTCCAGCGCGGTAAGCTCGACAACACTCCTGACGTGGTCACCTTCGCCGAGGAGCTCGAGCGCGCTTGCGTTGACGTCGTCAATGAGGAAAGCATCATGACCAAGGACCTGGCTCTGGCCTGCGGCCGCAAGGACCGCGAGTCCTGGGTCACCACCGGAGAATATATGGCCGCCGTTGAGCGGAGGCTGAAGTCCAACCTCAAGGCCCGTCTGTAG
- a CDS encoding uncharacterized protein (ID:PFLUO_000426-T1.cds;~source:funannotate), translated as MTPTHSPVQLSVQTRQDGKALPLPTPTPPSLTPPVTPTVKDRSAAEQSISSPIEAPAEAKVAQLARPTVWSPLRFPDDVEISRDAHDRPIEFGRGAWSIVYKARLKPCAPSSLAPCTPPSSPTAVGRVLAVKAPLRRDARPVLQAESLTLTRLNLTTGYERHVVPFHGYLAESEALVMSAIPLALSTYIEDTADLARKKQTTATMFNPIQGTDAWQDLARKLISGLGWLHDTAGIVHGDIKPHNILLRPSSSDSDSEDADTFPYDPLFADFSSALDLPMDGAPSPGDTTSRTAMSAFTPPFTAPELLSLASLTSGDVAPTPASDVFSLAATLLAAATGDLLLYPGSSNLQRLAMAREGQQIIEFARSGTNGCRVPRKGVVERIIQPAVCKDTTQRIAPPEWLVLAST; from the coding sequence ATGACGCCTACACACTCGCCAGTGCAGCTGTCGGTTCAAACCAGGCAGGATGGCAAAGCACTTCCATTGCCGACTCCGACGCCGCCGAGTCTCACGCCTCCGGTGACTCCGACTGTCAAAGACCGCAGCGCAGCAGAACAGTCAATTTCCAGTCCTATCGAGGCTCCCGCGGAAGCAAAGGTAGCACAGCTAGCCAGACCGACAGTCTGGTCTCCACTGCGCTTCCCGGACGACGTGGAAATCAGCCGCGACGCCCATGACCGCCCCATTGAGTTCGGCCGCGGAGCTTGGAGCATCGTGTACAAAGCGCGATTAAAGCCCTGCGCCCCCTCAAGTCTTGCACCCTGCACTCCACCCAGCTCACCCACCGCCGTGGGGCGGGTACTGGCCGTGAAAGCACCGCTGCGGCGCGATGCACGCCCCGTACTCCAAGCCGAATCGTTAACTCTGACGCGTCTCAACCTCACCACGGGCTACGAACGCCACGTCGTCCCCTTCCACGGCTATCTCGCCGAATCCGAGGCCCTCGTCATGTCAGCCATTCCGCTCGCGCTGTCGACCTATATCGAAGACACGGCCGATCTGGCACGGAAGAAGCAAACCACCGCGACGATGTTCAACCCCATCCAAGGAACCGACGCATGGCAGGATCTAGCCCGCAAATTGATTAGCGGGTTGGGATGGCTCCATGACACGGCGGGCATTGTACACGGCGATATTAAACCGCACAATATCCTCCTGCGCCCTAGCTCCTCGGACAGTGACTCCGAAGATGCAGATACCTTCCCCTATGACCCGTTGTTCGCAGACTTCTCGTCCGCATTGGATCTCCCTATGGACGGTGCGCCTTCACCGGGCGATACGACCTCTCGCACAGCAATGTCTGCATTCACGCCGCCGTTCACGGCCCCGGAACTGCTGTCTCTCGCGTCCCTGACTTCTGGAGACGTTGCCCCGACGCCGGCCTCGGATGTTTTCTCTCTGGCTGCGACGCTGCTAGCCGCTGCAACGGGCGACCTGCTCCTATACCCCGGGTCGAGTAACCTGCAGCGTCTCGCGATGGCGCGCGAGGGTCAGCAGATTATCGAGTTTGCGCGCTCGGGCACGAACGGTTGCCGTGTTCCGCGGAAGGGCGTTGTCGAGCGTATCATCCAGCCTGCCGTGTGCAAAGATACAACGCAGCGCATTGCGCCGCCGGAGTGGTTGGTTCTTGCTTCGACTTGA